In the Cololabis saira isolate AMF1-May2022 chromosome 7, fColSai1.1, whole genome shotgun sequence genome, one interval contains:
- the tlr1 gene encoding toll-like receptor 1 produces MRLSAAVLWGVAVLVGSQKCAAIPDNFVDRSSRNLSSVPTDLPKTAESVDLSRNHIHHLHKGDFENTTLLKALNVSWNGLELIDGGTFLDTPLLEYLDLSHNRLTNLSGQEYLLNTRNLVALNLSWNEFAHMKLGIEFSLLVNLEKLTLGGKNISLGDFKNIAGVKLHSLTLSLQEELDYEAGSLRDVQAQRLQTVFSSDQAVDSNLIADALSCFVEVEIKNLTGSYEKITEQLSEKADIRTNHILVTTWVVDWIDLTDLVNAVLRTSITHLTSTDIAISRPPYHDTYVTETSHMETFIITRGVVKSFFFSQEALYNYFINMPVKSLTCNETFLIYMTCPKKQSPIVHLDFSYCALSDSIFSRVVDEHTVECDTLSNLTTLSLMSNNVKNLFVLSNRLQHMMSLQHLDLSVNSLVVPKLPDDKNTTRKCLWPPNITIMNLSSGGLTDLVFNCLPEGVQTLDLQNNQISVVPAEIIFTLKNLSSLNLNSNRLRDLPVCNYFPILNELLLMSNSLHAPSVNSLQSCPNLKTLDVSRNPFTCTCPLRDFIRFCRRAENKGSTSHIELLSWPLGYNCTYPEDVRDTTLRDFWISEISCNAKLLAAVILVPAVTVIITVLLLCHCLDVPWYMGMIWQWTRAKHRARKQQLRPEDLVGVEFHAFVSYSQQDAEWVTDSLLPNLEGPAGGLRICHHEKSFVPGKSIIENIISCVEKSRRSVFVLSASFVKSEWCHYELYFASHQRLSLGLDSIVLVLLEPLPQYLIPSKYYQLKSMMSRHTYLEWPQDKAKHRLFWANLRAALQTNLPNAPEAEILD; encoded by the coding sequence ATGAGGCTCTCCGCTGCAGTCCTCTGGGGTGTGGCCGTGCTGGTGGGCTCACAGAAGTGTGCTGCAATTCCTGACAACTTTGTAGACCGCTCATCAAGGAACCTGTCCTCGGTACCAACAGACCTGCCAAAGACAGCTGAGTCTGTAGATCTTTCACGCAACCACATACATCATCTGCACAAGGGAGACTTTGAAAACACTACCCTGCTTAAGGCCTTGAACGTATCATGGAATGGTTTGGAGCTAATAGACGGTGGGACTTTCCTTGACACGCCACTCCTGGAATATCTAGATCTGTCACACAACAGGCTGACGAACCTGTCAGGTCAAGAGTACCTGCTAAACACAAGAAACCTTGTGGCACTAAACTTATCCTGGAATGAGTTTGCTCACATGAAGCTGGGAAttgagtttagtttattggtaaATCTGGAGAAATTAACACTTGGGGGGAAAAACATCAGTCTGGGTGACTTTAAGAACATCGCTGGAGTCAAACTACATAGCTTGACGCTTTCCTTGCAGGAGGAACTTGACTATGAAGCAGGAAGCTTGAGGGATGTTCAGGCTCAAAGGCTTCAGACAGTCTTCAGCAGTGATCAAGCGGTGGACTCTAATCTGATTGCTGACGCTCTGTCGTGCTTTGTGGAAGTGGAAATTAAGAATTTAACAGGAAGCTACGAAAAAATAACCGAGCAGCTCAGTGAAAAAGCAGATATCCGTACCAATCATATTTTGGTCACTACCTGGGTTGTTGACTGGATAGACCTAACGGATCTGGTGAATGCTGTTCTGCGCACATCCATTACCCATTTGACCTCAACAGATATAGCCATAAGTAGACCACCTTATCATGACACCTATGTGACTGAGACATCTCACATGGAGACCTTCATAATCACACGGGGGGTTGTGAAATCATTTTTCTTCTCACAGGAGGCTCTGTACAATTATTTTATCAACATGCCTGTAAAAAGTTTGACATGCAATGAAACTTTTCTCATATACATGACGTGTCCAAAGAAACAGAGTCCTATTGTACATCTGGACTTCTCCTACTGTGCTCTGTCCGATTCCATCTTTTCCAGAGTGGTAGATGAACATACGGTTGAATGTGACACTCTGAGTAACTTGACGACATTGTCTCTAATGAGCAACAATGTTAAGAATCTGTTTGTGCTAAGTAACCGTTTGCAGCACATGATGTCTTTGCAGCACCTGGATCTCAGTGTCAACTCCCTAGTAGTCCCTAAACTCCCTGATGATAAAAATACTACCCGTAAGTGTCTGTGGCCACCAAATATCACCATCATGAATCTGTCTTCTGGAGGTCTGACAGACTTGGTTTTTAATTGTCTACCTGAAGGAGTACAAACGCTAGACCTCCAAAACAATCAAATCTCTGTGGTACCAGCCGAAATTATCTTTACACTGAAAAATCTTTCCTCTCTCAACCTAAACTCCAACAGGCTGCGAGATCTGCCAGTGTGCAATTATTTCCCCATATTGAACGAGCTCCTGCTGATGTCCAACTCCCTCCATGCTCCCTCAGTGAATAGCTTGCAAAGTTGTCCCAACCTGAAAACCCTGGACGTCAGTCGCAACCCCTTTACCTGCACCTGTCCACTCAGGGATTTCATTAGGTTTTGCAGAAGAGCTGAAAATAAGGGAAGTACCTCGCACATTGAATTGCTGAGTTGGCCATTGGGTTACAACTGCACCTACCCAGAGGATGTTAGAGATACCACTTTGAGAGATTTCTGGATATCAGAAATCTCCTGCAACGCCAAGCTTCTAGCAGCCGTCATTTTGGTCCCTGCAGTGACAGTGATCATCACTGTTCTGCTTCTGTGCCACTGTCTGGATGTTCCCTGGTACATGGGCATGATCTGGCAATGGACCAGAGCCAAACATCGTGCACGAAAGCAACAACTTCGACCTGAAGATTTGGTGGGTGTCGAGTTCCATGCTTTTGTGTCTTACAGCCAGCAGGATGCAGAATGGGTGACGGATTCTCTCCTTCCTAACCTTGAAGGTCCCGCTGGGGGGCTCAGAATCTGCCATCATGAGAAAAGCTTTGTCCCGGGAAAGTCAATTATCGAGAACATAATCAGCTGTGTGGAGAAAAGCCGTCGTTCTGTGTTCGTGCTCTCTGCCAGCTTTGTGAAGAGCGAGTGGTGCCATTACGAGCTATACTTTGCCAGTCACCAGCGTCTTTCTCTGGGCTTGGACAGCATTGTGCTAGTGCTGCTTGAGCCTCTGCCTCAATACTTGATCCCATCCAAATACTACCAGCTCAAGAGCATGATGAGCCGCCACACCTACCTGGAGTGGCCCCAGGACAAAGCCAAACACAGGCTGTTTTGGGCTAATCTCAGAGCTGCCTTGCAAACCAACCTGCCAAATGCACCAGAAGCAGAAATACTTGATTGA